Below is a genomic region from Coriobacteriia bacterium.
GGCCCTTAAGAACGCCATGGTCGTCGGCACGGTCATCATCGGCTTGATGATGATTTGCGTCACCTCGCTCGGCGTGCTTTCCAAGGGTGTGCTTCCCGGGTCTCTTGACGAATATGGCGGCTCGGTAGATAACATCATCCCATCTGCAATCATGAACAGTCTTCCTGCCTGGCTCGCCGGCATAGCGATCGTGGGGCCAATCGCCGCATCGATTTCCACGGTCTCTTCTCTGCTTATCAGCTCTTCCTCGTCCATCATCAAAGACATGTACATGCATCATTGCGAGAAGAACGGCAGATCGGTTGCAGATACACGTATTTCGACCCTTTCCCGCATCTTCACGTATGCCGTTGGCATCATCGTGCTCGTGATCGCCATAGCGCCACCCGATGTCATCTGGAAGATCAACATGTTCGCTTTCGGTGGTCTCGAGACGGCATTTTGCTGGGTGTTCGTGATGGGACTGTTCTGGAAGAAGGCGCATGCCTGGGGTGCACTTGCCTCGATGGTCGGAGGCGTGGCAGCGTACTGCATCACGATGGCGATGGGTTTCAAGCTCTTCGACCTGCATCAGATCGTCATAGGAGCAAGCCTTTCGCTTGTGCTCATGCTTGTGTTCTCGTGGCTGGGAACATGGCGAGATAAACGGCGGGGCATTGTCGACCAGCCTGACGGGGTCTTCTTCGTTGCCTAAGGGGTGCGCGGACGGCGCATCTCGCCTCGATGGGGAGCGCGGGTAGCGCTTGTGTTGAAAGAACAGGCGTTGACTCCTGTCCGCAAGCATTTGACAAGATAAATGCCGTACAATGCGACGCATGGATTTCAAGACCGCGCACACGCTCAATGCTCTTACCAGCGATTTCTACGGCCGCTGTGCCGCTTCCTTCGCGCAGACGAGGACGCGTCCCTGGCACGGGTGGGAGCGTTGCATCAACGCGATTCCCGACGCGCTTGCCAAACCCGAACTATCCGTCCTCGACCTTGGTTGCGGCACCCTTCGCTTCGAGGGTTTTCTCCGGGCAAATACGCGTGCACGCCTGAACATATATGGTGTTGACGCCTGTCCGCAGCTCCTCGCAAAAGACCACGACGTGCATTTCATCGATATGGACATCGTGTCTAGATTATGGGATGGAACGTTTCGCTCATGCTTACATGATGTGCCCGAATGTGAGATGATCTGCGCATTCGGCCTCATGCATCACATACCGGGCACGCAAGCCCGTCAGGCACTTCTCGATGCAATGGTCGAAAAGACGAAACCACAGGGATACCTTCTCATCTCGTTCTGGCAATTCGAACGCGATGCACGCTTGGCACGCAAGGCGGCTCGTGCGACGCATCTTGCCCTTGAATGCTACCCTGACCTGCAACTTGACGAGAATGACTGGCTGCTCGGATGGCAGGACGAGCCCGATGTGCTGCGCTACTGTCACAGCTTCACCGAGGCCGAAATTGACGCGTTCGTCAGTCACATAGCCGACAGGGTGCAACTCATCGATCGCTTCAACGCCGACGGTCCCAACGACGACCTCAATTGCTATCTCGTCCTTCGACGTATATAGACAGCATAAGCGCGGACAGCGCGCCGAGCCGAGGTCTAAGGGAGCGAGCCGAAAGGATCACGAAGTGAGCCGTCGGGGAGCGACCGTCGAGGCGAGGCGCGTTGTCCGCGCTCCCCATCGAGAAGAGGTATGTCGCCTGCCTGTTTTCGCGTATCGATTCACATATTGGCGCACGAACCGATAGAATCGTGCATCATGTACGAAGTACTCGTTGACATACTCGATGCCATGCGTGCTCAAGGGCAGCTCGATGCCCTTGAGCTTGGCCAGATTCTCAATCGCCATAACAAGCAAGCTGGCACGCGCGAGCGCAAGTATTCCAAGAAGCGCTTGCTGCCATATTATCTCAAGCTCAAGGAAGAAGATCCGGTTGCCTGGGCGCAGCTCGGCGTTGACGAGGAGCTCGAACGTCAGCTCTTCGCGACGCTGCGCATGAAACCGCGCCGTACGGCAAGTGGTGTCGCCACCATCACGGTGATTACTAAACCCGCACCCTGTTCGGGTAACTGCCTCTATTGTCCCAATGATGTGCGCATGCCCAAGAGCTACCTGCATCGCGAGCCGGCCTGCCAGCGCGCCGAGCGCAATTACTTCGATCCCTACTTGCAAGTTGCCTCGCGTCTACGTGCGCTTACGCAGATGGGACATGCTTGTGACAAGATCGAACTCATCATTCTCGGTGGCTCCTGGACCGATTACTCGCAGGGCTATCAGATCTGGTTTATGACTGAGCTCTTTCGCGCACTCAACGAGGCGCCTGTCTCGGATGAAACGCTGAAGGCTCGACGCGAACGCTATCGTATGGCTGGTATCGACGGACGTGACGAGGTTCTCGAAGAGCAAACTCGTGAGGTTCAGTGCCAGGTAAACGAAGGCGTGCTCGACTATAACGAAGCCATCGGTAGTCTCTACGGTACGGAAAGCCCGTGGGAGCATATCGCATCGTGGCAGACAGCTGACCTTGTCGAGCTTGGCGAGCAACAGCGTATCAACGAACATGGCGCGCACCGCGTCGTCGGGCTCGTTGTCGAGACGCGCCCCGAGACCCTCGATGTGGCAACGCTTGCACGATTACGTCTGCTCGGATGCACGAAAGTGCAAATCGGCGTGCAAAGCCTGCGTCCGGAGGTTCTCGCGCTCAACAATCGCCTTGCAAACGAAGATTCCCTGCGTCGTGCCTTCGAGCTGCTACGCATTTTCGGCTTCAAGATCCATACGCACTTCATGCTTAACCTGTATGGCTCTGACGCTGAGGGTGACAGGAGCGATTACGAGCGTTTCGTGAGCGATGCCGCCTTCCAGCCCGATGAGGTCAAGCTCTATCCCTGCGTGCTCGTGGAGGGGACGGGACTTGTGGCCAAGCATGATGCGGGGGAGTGGCGTCCTTATGGCGAAGACGAGCTCATCGCCTTGCTTGCGCACGATATATGCGTGACCCCGGCGTTCACGCGCGTCTCGCGCATGATTCGTGACATATCGGCGCAGGACATCATTGCCGGCAGCAAGAAAACGAACCTGCGTCAAATGGTCGAGGCTTCCAATATTCTGCATGACCAGCCAGTACACGAGATTCGCTACCGTGAAATCGCCGGCGAGGAGGTCGACACCAATGATTTGCGACTCGATGAAGTCGCTTACGAGACGACGAATACGAGTGAGCGCTTCTTGCAATGGGTGACGCCGCAGGGAAAGATCGTCGGTTTTCTGCGTCTGTCACTACCGCATGTGGAATATATGACCATTCATGCAAGCGAACTGCCCGAGGAGCTCGGCTGTGCAATGATTCGCGAGGTGCACGTCTACGGGCAAGTCGCGAACCTGCATCGGGCCGATGGCAGTGCGCAGCACTTGGGGCTGGGTAAACAGCTCGTCGAACGGGCTTGCGCCATCGCGCGTGAAGCGGGCTTTGCCCGCATCAACGTCATCAGTTCCGTTGGGACGCGTGACTACTATCGCAAGCTTGGTTTCGTGGATGGCACGCTTTATCAGACGCGGGATATCTAGTCGTCAAATCCCCACATGCGGACTTCTGGCTCGAGTCTGACGCCGGAATCGGCGAAGACGGCGTTTTGCACGTCCTCGATGACCTGGCGCACGTCGTGGG
It encodes:
- a CDS encoding class I SAM-dependent methyltransferase, with translation MRRMDFKTAHTLNALTSDFYGRCAASFAQTRTRPWHGWERCINAIPDALAKPELSVLDLGCGTLRFEGFLRANTRARLNIYGVDACPQLLAKDHDVHFIDMDIVSRLWDGTFRSCLHDVPECEMICAFGLMHHIPGTQARQALLDAMVEKTKPQGYLLISFWQFERDARLARKAARATHLALECYPDLQLDENDWLLGWQDEPDVLRYCHSFTEAEIDAFVSHIADRVQLIDRFNADGPNDDLNCYLVLRRI
- a CDS encoding histone acetyltransferase, with product MYEVLVDILDAMRAQGQLDALELGQILNRHNKQAGTRERKYSKKRLLPYYLKLKEEDPVAWAQLGVDEELERQLFATLRMKPRRTASGVATITVITKPAPCSGNCLYCPNDVRMPKSYLHREPACQRAERNYFDPYLQVASRLRALTQMGHACDKIELIILGGSWTDYSQGYQIWFMTELFRALNEAPVSDETLKARRERYRMAGIDGRDEVLEEQTREVQCQVNEGVLDYNEAIGSLYGTESPWEHIASWQTADLVELGEQQRINEHGAHRVVGLVVETRPETLDVATLARLRLLGCTKVQIGVQSLRPEVLALNNRLANEDSLRRAFELLRIFGFKIHTHFMLNLYGSDAEGDRSDYERFVSDAAFQPDEVKLYPCVLVEGTGLVAKHDAGEWRPYGEDELIALLAHDICVTPAFTRVSRMIRDISAQDIIAGSKKTNLRQMVEASNILHDQPVHEIRYREIAGEEVDTNDLRLDEVAYETTNTSERFLQWVTPQGKIVGFLRLSLPHVEYMTIHASELPEELGCAMIREVHVYGQVANLHRADGSAQHLGLGKQLVERACAIAREAGFARINVISSVGTRDYYRKLGFVDGTLYQTRDI